The following are encoded together in the Lathyrus oleraceus cultivar Zhongwan6 chromosome 3, CAAS_Psat_ZW6_1.0, whole genome shotgun sequence genome:
- the LOC127127114 gene encoding transcription factor MYB17 gives MGRTPCCDKKGLKKGPWTAEEDEILANYINKNGGHGSWRSLPKITGLLRCGKSCRLRWTNYLRPDIKRGPFTPEEEKLVIQLHAILGNRWAAIASQLPGRTDNEIKNFWNTHLKKRLKSMGIDPKTHEPVASSTSYPNHKSHASILTRHMAQWESARLEAEARLSTESSHFNNSNNNNNNNHNSSEKTDSSSDYFLRIWNSEVGDAFRNVQKPDTDHDTKMSRCQSPISAVTASSSVKEESEWKTDKFCAEDVILESDSTSSNDLEDSSDTALQLLFDFPMNNDMSFLENYFA, from the exons ATGGGAAGGACACCATGCTGTGACAAGAAGGGTTTGAAGAAAGGACCTTGGACTGCTGAAGAAGATGAAATTCTTGCTAACTATATCAACAAAAATGGTGGTCATGGAAGCTGGCGTTCTCTCCCTAAGATCACAG GTCTTCTTCGTTGTGGTAAGAGTTGCAGGCTTAGGTGGACCAACTATTTGAGACCGGACATTAAACGCGGACCCTTTACTCCCGAGGAAGAAAAACTAGTCATACAGCTTCATGCCATTCTAGGAAATAG GTGGGCTGCAATTGCATCTCAGTTACCAGGAAGAACAGACAACGAGATAAAGAACTTTTGGAACACGCATTTGAAGAAGCGTCTCAAAAGCATGGGGATTGATCCAAAAACACATGAGCCAGTAGCCTCGTCAACTAGTTACCCCAATCACAAGTCACACGCATCGATTTTGACACGTCACATGGCTCAATGGGAGAGTGCAAGGCTTGAAGCAGAAGCAAGACTCTCAACTGAATCATCACACttcaacaacagcaacaacaacaacaacaacaatcataATTCTTCTGAAAAAACTGATTCTTCTTCTGACTACTTTCTCCGAATATGGAACTCTGAAGTTGGAGATGCATTTCGCAATGTTCAAAAACCAGATACAGATCATGATACCAAAATGAGTCGCTGTCAGAGTCCTATCTCTGCTGTCACAGCAAGCAGTAGTGTGAAAGAAGAGTCGGAGTGGAAAACTGACAAGTTTTGCGCTGAAGATGTGATTCTTGAATCCGATTCAACAAGCTCTAATGACTTGGAAGATTCATCAGACACTGCTTTGCAGCTCTTGTTCGATTTTCCTATGAACAATGATATGAGCTTCTTAGAAAACTATTTTGCTTAA
- the LOC127127115 gene encoding uncharacterized protein At3g61260 translates to MAETQVKAETSVSSSAPVVVEVPSNDASETAKAAEESKETPETPVPANKLSSKGGSLDRDIALAELSKEKKLSYVKAWEESKKTKADNKAHKYISSIASWENSKKAALEAELKKIEEKLEKKKAHYGEIMKNKIAVIHREAQEKRAVIEAKRGEEVLKVEEMAAKYRATGTTPKKIVGCF, encoded by the exons ATGGCAGAGACGCAAGTGAAAGCAGAAACATCTGTTTCATCTTCAGCTCCGGTTGTAGTTGAGGTACCATCAAACGATGCTTCTGAAACGGCTAAGGCTGCTGAGGAATCTAAAG AAACACCAGAGACACCAGTTCCTGCAAACAAACTAAGCTCAAAAGGAGGATCTCTAGATAGAG ATATTGCTTTAGCAGAACTTTCCAAAGAGAAAAAGTTATCCTATGTGAAAGCATGGGAAGAGAGTAAAAAAACCAAAGCAGATAACAA AGCTCATAAATACATCTCTTCCATTGCTTCTTGGGAAAACAGCAAGAAGGCTGCTCTCGAAGCCGAGCTCAAAAAGATCGAG GAAAAACTAGAGAAAAAGAAAGCACACTATGGTGAAATAATGAAAAACAAGATAGCAGTAATtcacagggaagcacaagagaaAAGAGCAGTAATTGAAGCCAAACGAGGCGAGGAAGTTCTTAAGGTCGAGGAAATGGCTGCAAAATACCGTGCAACCGGAACTACTCCGAAGAAAATAGTTGGCTGCTTTTGa